A DNA window from uncultured Methanoregula sp. contains the following coding sequences:
- the dnaK gene encoding molecular chaperone DnaK yields the protein MAKEKVLGIDLGTTFSCMSIMEAGKPIVIPNSEGGRTTASIVAFTKEGERLVGSLAKRQAVTNPQRTIQSIKRDMGTSRKVKIDNKEYTPQEISAMILQKLKIDAEAYLGEKISKAVVTVPAYFNDAQRQATKDAGKIAGLEVLRIINEPTASALAYGIDKENDATVLVYDLGGGTFDVSILTLGDGVFEVKSTAGNNHLGGDDFDKLVQDYLIEEFKKKEGIDLRNDPYAMQRLRDASENAKIELSQRQTTNINLPYITTDASGPKFLNIDLTRAKLEQLIGSLVESTVGPVKQALSDAKLEPKDIDHVLLVGGSTRVPLVQETVKKLLGKEPDKGINPDECVALGAGIQGAVLTGEAKDIVLLDVTPLTLGIETLGGIATKLIERNTTIPTRKSQIFSTAADGQTSVEIHVVQGERALAKDNFTLGKFQLTGIPPAPRGIPQIEVTFDIDSNGIIHVSAKDLGSGNQQAISIKGDKKLSEEDIKKMMDAAKQFEAEDKKQREEIELRNQADTAVFTAEKMLKESGDKLEAEDKTKVEEGAAAVKKALEENNIDEIKKAMESLTEAVYAVTTKIYQKAQAEQAAQQQAAGPNPGSGPAGQEPKNDDNVVNADYKVKEE from the coding sequence ATGGCAAAAGAGAAGGTTCTGGGTATCGATCTGGGAACAACGTTTTCCTGCATGTCCATCATGGAAGCCGGAAAGCCAATCGTTATTCCCAATTCTGAAGGCGGGCGGACAACGGCATCCATTGTTGCTTTTACTAAAGAAGGAGAGCGGCTTGTCGGCAGTCTTGCAAAACGCCAGGCAGTGACCAACCCCCAGCGGACGATCCAGTCCATCAAACGGGACATGGGCACAAGCAGGAAAGTCAAGATCGACAACAAGGAGTACACTCCCCAGGAGATCTCGGCCATGATCCTGCAGAAACTCAAGATAGATGCCGAAGCCTACCTTGGGGAGAAGATCAGCAAAGCCGTTGTCACGGTCCCTGCCTACTTCAACGATGCCCAGCGCCAGGCAACCAAGGATGCCGGCAAGATTGCCGGTCTTGAAGTCCTGCGTATCATCAACGAGCCCACGGCAAGCGCCCTTGCATACGGTATCGACAAGGAGAACGATGCAACGGTCCTCGTCTACGATCTCGGCGGCGGCACGTTCGATGTCTCGATCCTCACGCTCGGCGACGGGGTCTTTGAAGTCAAGTCAACCGCCGGCAACAACCACCTTGGCGGCGACGATTTCGACAAACTTGTCCAGGATTACCTCATCGAGGAGTTCAAGAAGAAGGAAGGTATCGACCTGCGCAACGATCCCTATGCCATGCAGCGCCTGCGAGATGCATCGGAGAATGCCAAGATCGAACTCTCCCAGCGGCAGACAACCAACATCAACCTGCCGTACATCACCACCGATGCGAGCGGCCCCAAGTTCCTGAACATCGACCTGACCCGGGCCAAGCTCGAGCAGCTGATCGGAAGCCTTGTCGAATCAACGGTAGGCCCGGTCAAGCAGGCACTGAGCGATGCCAAGCTGGAGCCAAAAGACATCGATCACGTCCTCCTTGTCGGGGGTTCGACCCGTGTACCCCTTGTGCAGGAAACCGTCAAGAAGCTGCTCGGGAAAGAGCCGGACAAGGGCATCAACCCTGACGAATGCGTTGCTCTCGGCGCCGGTATCCAGGGCGCAGTCCTGACCGGTGAGGCAAAAGACATCGTCCTTCTGGACGTCACCCCGCTCACGCTCGGTATCGAGACCCTTGGCGGGATTGCAACCAAGCTCATCGAGCGCAATACGACAATTCCCACACGGAAGAGCCAGATCTTCTCGACCGCGGCCGACGGCCAGACCAGCGTTGAGATCCACGTGGTCCAGGGAGAACGGGCCCTTGCAAAAGACAACTTCACGCTCGGGAAGTTCCAGCTGACCGGCATCCCGCCGGCACCCCGGGGCATCCCCCAGATCGAAGTGACGTTCGATATCGATTCGAACGGCATCATCCATGTCTCGGCAAAAGATCTCGGCAGCGGCAACCAGCAGGCCATCTCGATCAAAGGGGACAAGAAACTCTCCGAAGAGGACATCAAGAAGATGATGGACGCGGCCAAGCAGTTCGAGGCCGAGGACAAGAAGCAGCGGGAAGAGATCGAGCTCCGCAACCAGGCCGACACCGCAGTCTTCACTGCCGAGAAGATGTTGAAAGAGAGCGGCGACAAGCTCGAAGCCGAAGACAAGACAAAAGTCGAAGAAGGCGCGGCGGCCGTTAAAAAAGCGCTCGAAGAGAACAACATCGACGAGATCAAGAAGGCCATGGAGTCGCTCACTGAAGCTGTATATGCAGTGACAACCAAGATTTATCAGAAAGCCCAGGCAGAACAGGCAGCGCAGCAGCAGGCAGCCGGGCCAAACCCCGGCTCAGGTCCTGCCGGGCAGGAACCCAAGAACGACGATAATGTCGTCAATGCAGATTACAAGGTAAAAGAAGAGTGA
- the dnaJ gene encoding molecular chaperone DnaJ: MGADYYETLGVPRNADDKEIKKAYRNLARKYHPDVCKEAGAEEKFKTINEAYSVLSDEQKKRQYDNMGHETFTNASKGSYSGGGGYGSGGFSSDFSGFGDIFDFFGGGQRRSGPQPGADLLMRIQIKLEDAVAGTDREIEVMHTEPCPACSGSGSETKRLNTCPRCGGSGQMRQAAQSPFGQFIRMTPCTQCEGRGKIPEKVCKDCHGSGHTRVKRKISVHIPAGVDNGMRLRMEGYGEAGDYGAHNGDLFIEIYVQGHDRFVRSGDNLETLIEISPAQAVLGTTVEVETIDKRHIDLHVPAGIQYNTALKIPGEGIKRRGKPGDLLVRIRIVTPKSISAEQKELYQKIADLEGKNSGGGGFFSGIMGGKKKPKK, encoded by the coding sequence ATGGGCGCGGACTATTACGAGACCCTCGGCGTACCCCGGAATGCCGATGACAAGGAGATAAAAAAGGCGTACAGGAACCTCGCCCGAAAATATCATCCCGATGTCTGCAAAGAAGCCGGCGCCGAAGAGAAGTTCAAGACGATCAACGAGGCCTACAGCGTCCTGTCCGACGAACAGAAAAAGCGCCAGTACGACAACATGGGCCACGAGACGTTCACGAACGCATCGAAAGGATCGTACTCGGGCGGCGGGGGATATGGCAGCGGGGGATTCTCCTCCGACTTCTCCGGTTTCGGGGATATCTTCGATTTCTTTGGCGGGGGCCAGAGACGATCGGGACCCCAGCCCGGTGCCGATCTCCTCATGCGGATCCAGATAAAACTGGAGGATGCCGTTGCTGGCACCGACCGCGAGATCGAGGTCATGCACACCGAGCCCTGCCCGGCCTGCAGCGGATCCGGAAGCGAGACAAAGCGTCTCAACACCTGCCCCCGCTGCGGCGGTTCCGGCCAGATGCGCCAGGCAGCCCAGTCGCCGTTCGGCCAGTTCATCCGTATGACTCCCTGCACCCAGTGCGAGGGGCGGGGCAAGATCCCCGAGAAAGTCTGCAAGGACTGCCACGGTTCCGGCCACACCCGGGTCAAGCGGAAGATCTCCGTTCACATCCCGGCCGGTGTTGACAACGGCATGCGCCTCCGGATGGAAGGCTATGGCGAGGCCGGAGACTACGGGGCCCACAACGGCGATCTCTTCATCGAGATCTATGTCCAGGGCCACGACCGGTTTGTCCGGTCGGGGGACAACCTGGAGACCCTCATCGAGATCTCCCCGGCCCAGGCCGTGCTCGGGACAACGGTCGAGGTCGAGACCATCGACAAACGTCACATCGATCTCCATGTCCCGGCCGGCATCCAGTACAACACGGCCCTCAAAATCCCCGGCGAAGGGATAAAGCGGCGGGGAAAACCGGGCGACCTGCTCGTCCGGATCCGGATCGTAACCCCGAAATCCATCAGTGCCGAGCAGAAGGAGCTCTACCAGAAGATCGCCGACCTGGAAGGAAAGAACAGCGGCGGCGGGGGATTCTTCTCCGGCATCATGGGCGGCAAGAAGAAACCCAAAAAATAA
- a CDS encoding methyltransferase domain-containing protein, with amino-acid sequence MKLLFELSGENPTLPFAELDCVGTVLDQRLQVAVAECPDPKKTERLAMTQGVLEYLGECEPTLPAFTELLKDLSIETTRTFAGRAKKVHGGCHEHNPCSQKEFERLIGTMIAGPVSLRNPEIEYRAILSEDRCYFGKVLCFINRSAYDERNPGKRDFFHPGVMMPRMARTLVNLACAGDGDILLDPFCGTGGILIEAGLVGARALGSDFDPLMVGGCRQNIREPELLLADATHLPFGNGTVDSIVTDLPYGQSVCIKKADTMDRLYADSLDEISRILKPGRRAVIVTHKDISGLAADHMTVLQRHDQRVHKSLTRRVLVLAH; translated from the coding sequence ATGAAGCTTCTTTTCGAGCTTTCCGGTGAGAATCCCACCCTTCCGTTTGCTGAACTCGACTGCGTGGGAACGGTTCTCGACCAGCGTCTCCAGGTCGCGGTTGCAGAATGCCCGGATCCCAAAAAAACAGAACGGCTCGCCATGACGCAGGGAGTGCTCGAATATCTCGGCGAGTGCGAACCAACGCTTCCGGCCTTTACTGAACTGCTCAAGGACTTATCGATAGAGACAACCCGGACATTTGCCGGCCGGGCCAAAAAAGTCCACGGGGGCTGCCATGAGCACAACCCCTGCTCCCAAAAAGAGTTCGAGCGGCTCATCGGCACCATGATCGCAGGGCCGGTCTCCCTCAGGAACCCGGAGATCGAGTACCGGGCAATCCTCTCGGAAGACCGGTGTTACTTTGGAAAAGTACTCTGCTTCATCAACCGCAGCGCCTATGATGAACGCAATCCCGGGAAGCGGGACTTCTTCCACCCGGGTGTCATGATGCCGAGGATGGCAAGGACGCTTGTGAACCTTGCCTGTGCAGGAGACGGGGATATTCTTCTCGATCCGTTCTGCGGCACCGGGGGCATCCTGATCGAGGCCGGGCTGGTCGGCGCCCGGGCGCTCGGCAGCGATTTCGATCCCCTGATGGTGGGCGGCTGCCGGCAGAACATCCGGGAGCCGGAACTCCTGCTTGCCGATGCAACGCATCTCCCGTTCGGCAACGGTACTGTCGATTCCATTGTAACGGATCTCCCCTACGGGCAATCGGTCTGCATCAAGAAAGCCGACACCATGGACCGGTTGTATGCCGACTCCCTGGACGAGATCAGCCGGATCCTGAAACCCGGCCGCCGGGCGGTCATCGTAACCCACAAGGACATATCCGGCCTTGCCGCGGATCACATGACCGTGCTCCAGCGCCACGACCAGCGGGTGCACAAGAGCCTCACCCGCCGGGTGCTGGTACTGGCGCATTGA
- a CDS encoding tetratricopeptide repeat protein, producing MKRSILSYFFLACILCLALFSMPALAYSANAVTFYDQGNALFATKNYTAAAAAYDNAIALEPGYYEAWNAKADALNKARQFNNALAASDQALSLNPQYLQGWLNRGTILYMLGRYDDEQKAYDQAIAIDPTNSTAWFFKGFSLGGMKKYDEAIAAFDKVKSIDPNYPRIDYYRDMAVQMRNQESPFSMQNLFYIIAGAVIIIGAAAWYLAVRKKY from the coding sequence ATGAAACGCAGTATTCTCTCGTATTTCTTCCTCGCATGTATCCTCTGCCTGGCACTTTTTTCCATGCCGGCGCTCGCCTATTCGGCCAATGCAGTGACATTCTATGACCAGGGAAACGCCCTCTTTGCAACAAAGAATTATACTGCCGCAGCCGCAGCCTATGACAACGCGATCGCCCTTGAGCCGGGTTACTACGAGGCCTGGAATGCAAAAGCCGATGCCCTGAACAAGGCCAGGCAGTTCAATAATGCGCTCGCCGCCTCCGACCAGGCCCTCAGCCTCAACCCGCAGTATCTCCAGGGCTGGCTCAACCGCGGGACGATCCTGTACATGCTCGGCCGGTACGATGACGAGCAGAAAGCCTACGACCAGGCAATCGCAATCGACCCGACCAATAGCACGGCCTGGTTCTTCAAGGGCTTCTCCCTTGGCGGGATGAAGAAGTACGACGAGGCCATTGCCGCGTTTGACAAGGTCAAGTCCATTGACCCCAATTATCCCCGCATAGATTATTACCGGGACATGGCCGTGCAGATGCGCAACCAGGAGTCGCCGTTCTCGATGCAGAACCTGTTCTACATCATAGCAGGAGCGGTCATCATCATCGGCGCAGCAGCCTGGTATCTTGCTGTCCGGAAAAAATACTGA
- a CDS encoding STAS domain-containing protein: MALCNVRTRDKILIVSLPVSVDHVAAMALEKELRSYLAQKPSSLLCDMSGTTYVSSSGLRIFLAMAKMAKVSGIHFGFFAFTPFVDHVFKLSGFKALFAIYPTEEDAVRAASAW, translated from the coding sequence ATGGCGTTATGCAATGTACGGACCCGCGATAAGATCCTGATCGTCTCTCTTCCCGTATCGGTAGATCATGTTGCGGCCATGGCGCTTGAAAAAGAGCTCCGCAGCTATCTTGCACAGAAACCCTCGTCGCTTCTCTGCGACATGTCCGGGACAACGTACGTGTCCAGTTCAGGACTCCGGATCTTTCTTGCCATGGCAAAGATGGCAAAAGTCTCCGGGATCCATTTCGGGTTCTTCGCATTCACCCCGTTTGTGGACCATGTCTTCAAGCTCTCGGGTTTCAAGGCCCTCTTTGCTATCTATCCCACGGAAGAGGACGCGGTCCGGGCTGCATCGGCCTGGTGA
- a CDS encoding GNAT family N-acetyltransferase, giving the protein MSASTTIRTGRLELIPATREILASDRGDRAGLGRLLGAAIPAGWPPPLLEDAVLAEFIRIQEEGSDPAFCCWYWVLAGDENKNRTLIGSGGTASLPGSPDTALIGYSVLDGFQGRGYATEAVRHIIPVAFSCPGIRKILATTYPHLKASIRVLEKNGFLPAKTSGTGSGMEEGTLAFILEKADL; this is encoded by the coding sequence ATGTCTGCATCAACCACCATACGGACCGGGCGGCTGGAACTTATACCTGCAACCCGGGAGATCCTGGCAAGCGACCGGGGGGACCGGGCAGGGCTTGGCCGGCTCCTGGGCGCAGCCATCCCCGCCGGCTGGCCCCCGCCCCTGCTCGAAGACGCAGTACTTGCGGAATTTATCCGGATCCAGGAGGAGGGATCGGACCCGGCCTTCTGCTGCTGGTACTGGGTTCTTGCGGGAGATGAAAATAAAAACCGGACCCTCATCGGCAGCGGGGGGACCGCATCGCTGCCGGGGTCTCCGGATACCGCTCTTATCGGGTACTCCGTGCTGGACGGGTTCCAGGGCCGGGGCTATGCAACGGAGGCAGTCCGGCATATCATACCGGTTGCTTTTTCCTGCCCGGGCATCCGGAAGATCCTTGCCACAACATACCCGCACCTCAAGGCATCCATCCGGGTTCTGGAAAAGAACGGGTTTCTCCCTGCAAAAACGAGCGGCACCGGGAGCGGGATGGAGGAGGGAACGCTCGCGTTCATCCTTGAAAAAGCGGATCTCTGA
- a CDS encoding 4Fe-4S binding protein, translating into MQGFSLLRPAGFIYAVILILVLTYLWYSGRWRQKAGWILLVVTTALGFLIFSPMAPHQFQELVLRDVQGLGVSLVIAAIALAVILVLAFVTGRFFCGYLCPIGALQEMVYHAPVPKIVLHHKSLLMVVRGIVFVLFIVMAFFLSMSLLAIFGIKDFFSLTLTAGSIVFIVMLILSTSVYRPFCRVICPYGALLSVGAGTSLFALQRTKECIECGNCEKICPVDEARREDRKAECYLCGRCTDICPASGAIRYKRRNGR; encoded by the coding sequence ATGCAGGGTTTTTCACTTCTCAGACCTGCCGGGTTCATATATGCCGTCATCCTGATCCTCGTCCTTACGTACCTGTGGTACTCCGGACGATGGCGGCAGAAAGCCGGCTGGATCCTTCTCGTTGTTACAACAGCGCTCGGGTTTCTTATCTTCTCTCCCATGGCACCTCACCAGTTCCAGGAGCTTGTGCTGCGGGACGTGCAGGGGCTCGGCGTCTCACTCGTCATCGCCGCGATTGCACTTGCCGTCATCCTTGTTCTCGCATTTGTCACGGGCAGGTTCTTCTGCGGGTACCTCTGCCCGATCGGGGCCCTCCAGGAAATGGTTTACCATGCACCGGTCCCGAAGATCGTTCTTCACCATAAGTCCCTGCTGATGGTTGTTCGCGGAATCGTGTTCGTACTCTTCATCGTAATGGCATTTTTCCTCTCCATGTCCCTTCTTGCAATATTCGGAATTAAGGATTTTTTCTCGCTCACCCTCACTGCCGGAAGCATAGTGTTCATCGTTATGCTGATCCTCTCGACATCAGTGTACCGCCCGTTCTGCAGGGTTATCTGCCCGTACGGGGCTCTCCTGTCGGTCGGTGCCGGGACGAGCCTGTTTGCACTGCAGAGGACAAAGGAATGCATCGAATGCGGAAATTGCGAAAAAATCTGCCCGGTTGATGAAGCCCGGCGCGAAGACCGGAAGGCCGAGTGTTATCTCTGCGGGCGATGCACGGATATCTGTCCTGCCAGCGGGGCAATCCGTTACAAACGCCGTAACGGCAGATAA
- a CDS encoding pyridoxamine 5'-phosphate oxidase family protein, giving the protein MVRLTAEIKESLSGTRLVFLATSTKDGRPNVVPIGAFRLLDDETLLISDQFFNKSLHNLKENPHLALSWWGEKGGFQLKGTVTIHTKDEVFRQDVAWMKGLRPTLVPKSAIVLKISEVYLIKPGADAGKKIL; this is encoded by the coding sequence ATGGTACGGCTGACCGCTGAGATCAAGGAATCGCTGTCAGGAACCAGGCTTGTGTTCCTGGCAACCTCAACAAAAGATGGCAGGCCCAATGTTGTCCCGATCGGGGCATTCCGTCTCCTGGATGACGAGACTCTCCTCATATCCGACCAGTTCTTCAACAAAAGCCTCCACAACCTTAAGGAGAACCCGCATCTCGCCCTGTCCTGGTGGGGAGAGAAAGGCGGTTTCCAGCTCAAGGGAACGGTTACCATCCACACAAAAGATGAGGTATTCCGGCAGGATGTTGCGTGGATGAAAGGACTCCGGCCAACCCTGGTACCGAAGTCAGCAATAGTCCTGAAGATCTCCGAAGTGTATCTGATAAAGCCCGGCGCTGATGCAGGCAAAAAGATACTCTGA
- a CDS encoding TATA-box-binding protein gives MSGKKYESLKIENIVASGVIAESIDLTDFSSKVENCELNKKRFPGAVYRIADPKIACLIFSSGKIVITGVRNDAALAKGLAIVIKSLKDSGIEPLKEPRVAVTNMVCSYNLERYINLNKMAVTLSIENVEYEPEQFPGLVYRIKDPKIVVLIFSSGKIILTGGKTLDDVRKGLDVLEKKLECLS, from the coding sequence ATGTCCGGTAAAAAATATGAATCCTTAAAAATCGAGAACATCGTTGCATCCGGTGTCATTGCAGAATCCATTGATCTTACAGATTTCTCATCGAAAGTCGAGAACTGCGAGCTCAACAAAAAACGGTTTCCCGGCGCAGTCTACCGTATTGCGGATCCCAAGATCGCATGCCTGATCTTCTCGTCAGGCAAGATCGTCATAACTGGTGTCCGGAACGATGCCGCCCTCGCGAAGGGACTTGCAATTGTCATCAAATCGTTGAAAGACTCGGGAATTGAGCCCCTTAAGGAGCCCCGGGTCGCAGTCACCAATATGGTCTGCTCGTACAATCTCGAACGGTACATCAATCTCAACAAGATGGCCGTCACGCTCAGCATCGAAAATGTCGAATACGAGCCCGAACAGTTCCCCGGCCTCGTGTACCGGATCAAGGACCCGAAGATCGTTGTGCTGATCTTCTCCTCAGGAAAGATCATCCTTACCGGGGGCAAGACTCTTGACGATGTCAGGAAAGGGCTCGATGTCCTTGAAAAGAAGCTGGAATGCCTCAGCTGA
- a CDS encoding 4Fe-4S binding protein, translated as MQITQSIRRSIAAVILTAGLAYPACAAVCPKGIGGCTSPGRCFLFVDADGNSLCDYTGRTGSQASAGSIPAPSGAPSQATAVPTPDTTATQSLTARSSSSSVASVTPGNTGTALQDSSTGSLLNSIHLSVPLVEVLLFLAFTALIFALIREGIAGIRIRGTFPALALSALFGLPLSLVTTSVLAGSAVAGTVFALVYMAIAPVLVAYLWYAGAMSRKIVLLTSAISAVAGFVFVAPVMPTELGGIVTAATGTSALTVGIIIICAVIVLAVITGRTFCSSICPVGSLQELAYAVPFRKIVIGRTRLAELIRLVLFAATAIAAVYLVDLMAFTGFYDLFSLTLTAGFAVAAGLLLVSIVVYRPVCRILCPFGVLFSLFSEFSWFRLRRTPACIGCRRCERACPARVAGDSDPKRECYLCGRCTEACPEKTALAYRH; from the coding sequence ATGCAGATCACACAATCCATCAGACGTTCAATCGCTGCGGTCATACTGACTGCAGGACTCGCGTACCCGGCCTGCGCTGCCGTCTGCCCCAAGGGAATCGGGGGATGCACATCCCCGGGGCGGTGCTTCCTCTTTGTGGATGCGGATGGCAACTCACTCTGCGATTATACCGGACGGACCGGGTCGCAGGCATCGGCCGGTTCCATCCCGGCACCGTCCGGTGCTCCCTCCCAGGCAACGGCAGTGCCGACACCGGATACGACCGCCACCCAGAGTCTCACGGCCCGGTCATCCTCCTCTTCAGTTGCTTCGGTTACACCGGGCAACACAGGAACCGCTCTCCAGGATTCATCCACCGGAAGTCTCCTGAATTCCATCCATCTCTCAGTACCTCTTGTCGAAGTGCTCCTCTTCCTTGCATTCACCGCACTCATCTTTGCACTCATCCGGGAGGGCATTGCAGGGATCCGGATACGGGGAACGTTTCCCGCCCTCGCGCTCTCGGCTCTCTTCGGCCTCCCGCTCTCGCTTGTCACCACATCCGTCCTTGCCGGAAGCGCAGTTGCGGGCACGGTCTTTGCACTCGTGTACATGGCAATCGCACCCGTTCTTGTCGCGTACCTGTGGTACGCGGGTGCGATGAGCCGGAAGATTGTACTTCTTACATCCGCCATCAGTGCGGTTGCCGGCTTTGTCTTTGTCGCGCCCGTCATGCCCACGGAACTCGGGGGAATCGTTACGGCAGCAACCGGCACCTCCGCCCTGACAGTGGGGATCATCATCATATGCGCAGTCATCGTACTTGCAGTCATTACCGGCAGAACCTTCTGCAGCAGCATCTGCCCGGTGGGATCCCTGCAGGAACTGGCATATGCGGTACCGTTCCGGAAGATTGTCATCGGGCGGACCCGGCTTGCTGAACTTATCCGGCTGGTCCTCTTTGCTGCAACGGCCATTGCCGCGGTCTACCTCGTCGACCTGATGGCTTTTACCGGGTTTTACGATCTCTTCAGCCTCACGCTCACCGCGGGATTTGCAGTGGCAGCCGGTCTCCTGCTTGTCTCGATCGTGGTGTACCGGCCGGTCTGCCGGATCCTCTGCCCGTTCGGGGTCCTGTTCTCCCTCTTTTCGGAGTTCAGCTGGTTCCGGCTCCGGCGCACTCCAGCCTGTATCGGGTGCAGGCGATGCGAGAGGGCCTGCCCGGCCCGGGTTGCAGGAGACAGTGATCCAAAACGGGAATGCTATCTCTGCGGACGATGCACGGAGGCCTGCCCGGAAAAGACGGCACTCGCGTACCGCCACTGA